From Sporosarcina sp. FSL K6-3457:
ATGGTGCTCGGGATGAGAATTTAGATGAGGTCCAGCAAAGCTTGCGTTTTTGGGAAATTGTTTTAACTTCGATTGAGGAGGTAGGCTTCCTTCGTGAAGAACTTAGGACACGTGGACTTATTGCGATGGAGAAAATTGGGTTAGGTGGAACGTCGATGGGTGGCATTGCAACGCTTGGTTGCCTGACGGTGTATGACTGGGTTGATACGGCATCGGTTATGATGGGGGCGCCTAATTTTGTTGAGCTATCCACAGCGCAAATGGCTCAATTTGAACGTGGTGGCTTTAAGTTGCCAATCACCGATGAGGAAAAACAAGGATTACTGAATACGTTATCGACATTTGATTTGGCAAACCATCCATCTGCATTGAACAATCGACCTGTTTATTTTTGGCATGGCAAACAGGATACAGTCGTGCCATATGAACCAACACGCAATTTTTATGAAGCCGTGAAAAAAGACTATGCAGCTAATCCTGAACGTTTTGTGTTTGTATCTGATGATATGGCGGGACATGCGGTATCGAGAAAGGGAATGCTGCAAGCAGCAGAATGGTTTGCTTCCTATTTGAAAGGGTGAAGCGAACTCTGGTATGATGAAGATATTAACTTGATACTGCAGGAAATCGAAATGACCTGCGTAATTGATTAAACGGAAAGAGGGATGAAGATGGATGAGGCGATGAAAGAAAGCATGATGGGTGCTCTAGAAAATGTCATTGATCCAGAGCTAGGTGTCGATATTGTCAACTTAGGACTTGTTTACGATGTTGAGTTGGACGAAGCGGGTACGTCAAAAGTGACGATGACACTTACATCAATAGGCTGTCCAATGGGGCCGCAAATTATTGCGAATATAAAACAAGAACTGATGGAGCTTCCAGAAGTTAAGGATGTAGATGTCAATGTGATCTGGAATCCACCATGGTCAAGAGATATGATGTCGCGCTATGCAAAAATGGCGCTCGGTGTACGATAAGTAAATAGATAGATGTGGCTGTATGACTGATTCCAGGTCGTACAGCTTTTTTTATTTTAGAACGATACCTAGTTTTGGGTAATACTGTTTAAGAAGGAACCAAAGCAGGGGGTTAAAGCCAAACTGAATCAAATTGTTATTTTATATTCATCAAGGAATTTTGCTAAAGCAAACAAAAAACCATCTCCGCCGAGGGAGATGGTTTTTGTTGTTGATTAATGATCAGCAATCTCGCCTTCTGGCAAAGCCTCACCAATGAAGATGACTAATAGCGCGGCGACAACCGCAACGATTATACCTGCTGAAAAATTGAACTCAACGTTGGCGATTGATCCGGCAACGTAGTTTAACATCGCGACTAAAGCGAAAGCCCAAAAGAGTGTCATGATATATCTCATTGAATTCACCTCTACAATATTATTTCATCCTTCATCATATCATAGCGAGCCTATTGGAGAAACAAATATCCACGTAAATAGTCACTTTATTTGACTAAAAAGTGTCGGTGGGTTGTAAAATGTGCGCATTTCTTTTATGATTGATACCAGGTACTAATAATAGATGATAAGAACGGGAGATGTTGGTATGAATGCTGGTCTTATTGGCGTCGGTAAATACGTACCGTCACAAATTTTGACGAATGCGGACCTTGAAAAACGTATGGATACATCGGATGAATGGATTCGAACGATGACCGGTATAGAAGAGAGACGGATTGCGGATGATTCAATGGATACATCTGACATGGCTTATAATGCAGCGGTAGAAGCGATTCGACATGCTGGGATTAAAGCAGAGGAAATTGGCTTAATACTTGTTGCGACAGTTACACCGGATCGTCCATTTCCGTCTGTGTCAACGATGATACAAGAACGTTTAGGCGCAAAAAATGCTGCTGCAATGGATATTTCTGCGGCATGTGCGGGCTTCATGTATGGAGTTGTGACAGCGAAGCAGTTTGTGGAGTCAGGTGTCTATGATTATATACTTGTTGTAGGCGTTGAAAAATTATCTAAAATCACGGATTGGGAAGATCGCAATACAGCTGTTTTATTTGGCGATGGCGCTGGAGCGGCAATTGTTGGTAAGGTAAGTGAAGGTCGAGGAATTTTATCATTTGAACTTGGAGCGGATGGCAGTGGGGGGAAACATCTGTACCAAGATAAGTATCTTCATATGAATGGTCGCGAAGTATTTAAATTCGCTGTTCGTCAAATGGGTGAATCAGCTGTCAATGTTATTGAAAAAGCAGGACTGGAGAAGGAAGATGTCGATTTCTTAATTCCACACCAGGCCAATATCCGTATTATGGAGGCTTCTCGTGAGCGTCTTGGCTTACCGGTTGAAAAGATGTCGAAAACGGTTCATAAATATGGCAATACCTCGGCAGCCTCGATTCCAATTTCACTTGTTGATGATTTAGCTGAAGGTCGAGTGAAGGATGATGATATACTTGTGATGGTCGGATTTGGTGGAGGTCTCACATGGGGTGCTTTGTGCATTAAGTGGGGAAGATAATTGATTGTAATAAAAACAATGGGGAACTATGGGGAATGGGTTCATTAATTAGGTAGAAGGGAAGTATTGTCACATGGAAAAAAGACGTGTAGTAGTAACAGGAATCGGAGCTATTTCTCCGGTCGGGAATTCAGCTGAGGAGTCATGGCAATCGGTTTTAGCAGGGAAATCTGGTGTTGGGCCATTAACGAGGCTCGACAGTGAGCAGTTTCCAGTGAAAGTAGCGGCAGAAGTAAAGGATTTTGATATAGAAGAATATATTTCGCGTAAAGATGCGCGTAAAATGGATCGTTTCACACATTATGCGCTAGCAGCTTCCGTTATGGCTATGAAAGATGCCAATCTTGAACTTGAGGGTGACTTGGCATTGCGGACGGGTGTTTGGATTGGCTCTGGAATCGGTGGAATGGAGACACATGAACAGCAATTCAAGACATTCCTTGAAAAAGGCTATCGTCGTGTCAGTCCGTTTTTCGTTCCGATGATGATTCCAGATATGGCTTCGGGTCAAGTATCGATTCATCTGGGTGCGAAGGGCATTAACTCTTGTACGGTAACAGCTTGTGCGTCTGGTACAAACTCTATTGGAGATGCGTTTGAAGTAATTCGCCGTGGAGATGCAGATGTGATGATTACGGGCGGAGCGGAAGCACCGATTACGACGATGTCGGTTGCTGGTTTTTGTGCCAATACTGCGTTGTCATTGAATCCGGATCCGGCGACGGCTTCACGTCCATTCGATGCAGAGCGTGATGGTTTTGTAATTGGTGAAGGTGCGGGTATTTTGATTCTTGAAGAATATGAACATGCAATAGCTCGCGGTGCGAAAATCTATGCTGAACTAGTTGGCTATGGTTCAACAGGCGATGCGCATCATATTACGGCACCAGCTCCAGGTGGAGAAGGCGGTGCACGCGCAATGGCACAGGCGATTGAACAAAGTGCTGTTAATCCAAATCAAATTGACTATATCAATGCACATGGAACAAGTACGCCGTATAATGATTTATTCGAAACAATGGCGGCGAAAACGGTTTTCGGCGAGCATGCGTATAAGCTTGCGATGAGTTCGACGAAATCCATGACAGGCCATTTACTTGGTGCGGCAGGTGGACTGGAAGCAATTTTCACAGTGAAGGCGTTGCAGGAAGGCATTTTGCCTCCGACAACGAATTTTGTCAATGCAGATCCAGAATGTGATCTTGATTATGTGACAGAAGGTGCACGTAAAGCGGACATCGAGTATGCGATGAGCAACTCACTAGGCTTCGGCGGACATAACGCATCACTTGTTTTTAAAAAGATCTAATTTGAATTAAGCTAAGGCGTCCTGTTAGATGGGGCGTCTTTTTTTGATTTGATTGGGACGGGGGAGTTTGCCCTTAGAGTTTCCCGGCTTACTCTGACAGTTCGGTGCTTTACTCTTACAGTTAGCCGACTTACCCTGACAGTTCGCGTTTACTCTTACAGTTTCTCGACTTACTCTGACAGTTCAGTGCTTTACTCTTACAGTTAGCCGACTTACCCTGACAGTTCGCGTTTACTCTTACAGTTCCCCGACTTTCTCTTACAGCTCAGCGTTTTACTCTTCCAGTTTTCGAACTTACCCTGACAGTCCCCCAGCCCTCTCAATAATAAAAGCCCCCTTCGTCTAAAAGGGGGCCATGCCGTCATATAATTAAAGAAAATTCAAAGGACGATGTACAATGACACGCCTGTTCCTGTTTCTTATCAGTTATGGACTAATTGTCGTTACGGTATCGAATATGATTTTGTATATTAATTACAAATCGCTCGGCTATGAATGGCGACAGATCATCTACTTCATTATGCATACTGCTGATTTCATACTCTTTGTACTAGCGGCAATCACGCTAATTCTTACCGTTTACGTCCGAGTCCCATCGCGGCTTCCATCCTCCCGAGGGTAGCGGATGCGATGGCATGGGCTTTTGCTGCACCTTTGTCAAGAATGTCATCAAGGACAGGTGATTCAAGAAGCTCGTAATATCTTTCCTGAATTGGAGCCAGATGGTTGATGACTGTTTCAGCAACGCCTGCTTTGAATGCACCGTAGCCGAGTCCTTCATATTTCGCAACAAGATCTTCAATAGAAACGCCGCTAAGTGCCGATTCAATTGTGAGCAAGTTTGAGACGCCAGGCTTATTTTCTACGTCATATGCTACAACACCGTCGGAATCGGTGACTGCACTTTTAATTTTTTTCTCAATTTCTTTTGGTGTATCTAGAAGAGAAATTGTGCCTTTTTTATTCGGATCGGATTTACTCATTTTTTTCAAAGGTTCTTGAAGCGATTTAATGCGTGCACCGTTTTTCGGAATGCGAATTTCAGGAATCGTTAGTACTTCCCCGTAACGTTTGTTAAAGCGCTCGGCCAGATCACGTGTCAATTCAACATGTTGCTTCTGATCATCACCGACTGGAACGATATCCGTGTTATATAGAAGAATATCGGCAGCCATTAATGGTGGATATGTGAGAAGTGCCGAAGAAACGCCTTCTTTTCCATCTGATTTGTCTTTGAACTGTGTCATGCGCTCCAGTTCTCCAATATACGAAATGCATTGCATAATCCATCCAGCTTGTGCGTGTGCTGGGACTTCGGACTGGATGAACAATACTGCTTTTTCTGGATCAATGCCAGTTGCTACATAGAGTGCAGCGAGCGAACGGATTGCTTTTGCCAACTCCGTTGGATCTTGTTGAATGGTAATCGCATGCTGATCAACGATACAAAATAGGCATTGCTGTTCGTGTTGTAACTCTGTAAATTGTCGGAACGCCCCGATGTAGTTGCCAAGCGTTACGATGCCTGTCGGCTGTACGCCTGAAAAAATGGTTTTCATGAATAAATCTCCTCCAATTTTAATAACTGCCGCGGTTAAAGTGCGCGACGTCCTGTCGCAATAAAGAAGGATTGAACTGATCCTCTCCCCCCTGTAGGCGCAAAAAAACACCAGCCGTCCCCGTAAAAGGGACGACTGATGCTTCATCAACCGTGGTACCACCCGAATTGCCCGAAGGCCACTCAAATTCCCTTAACGCGGGGGACGTGACAAGCTACTAGGGAGTCTAAAACTCCGTGAATTTCACTTGCCAGGCTCAGGAACCCATTCCTCCAGTATCGTTTACCTGTTTGCACCAACCACAGGTTCTCTATAAAAACGACTGCTGAAATACTATTTCCCTCATTGCCATTCGCTCAACTGTTTTCAAAATTATAATACAATGATGCCAAGTTTGCAATAGGCGTAACTTGATTCTATTCGTTTCATCTATTAGAGGTAAAAAATAACAAGCCCAATGCCCATGACAAATAAGACAAGAGCACCACTTCCTATTAAAGGTGAGACAGGTGCTGAAAAAACTTCAGAAGGCTTTCGCATGGACGTGATATCTTTCATCCGGCGTTTCGGCGTTACAGCTTTCCTCATTGTGACAGTGAATACATCAAAAAAACCAGTTGAGAAAACAAAAGAAACTAGACCGATAAAAATAATAGTTCCTCCAACAAGGAATGATGAATTTATATAAGAGAGTAATGTCATCTCCTTAAAATAAACAAGCATAATGAAGATACTTATAATTTGTGCAATAAAGAAATTTCTACTAATTTTATTCAAATTTTCACCTCAATTCAGAATAATAGTATAGCTTTTTAATCGAAAAATCAATAATTTCGATTCCCGAACAAAATCAGAAATATTGGAATATAACGTTATAAACGTTGATATAATCATCTTCTTAATGATAAATCTGTCATAGAACACTACGAAATTCTAAAAAGGTATGTACAACTGAAATAATCATTGTATAATATTATTGTAAGTAGTTTTCAGATAATTTTGAGGAGGTTATTGATTTGAAAAACCACAAATTTATGTGGCTTATGAGCATTTTGCTCGTATTAAGCGCATTCCTTGCAGCGTGTGGCGACAAAAAAGAAGAAGATGCAGGCGCTAAAGATCCGGTTAAGGAAGAAGACAAACCGGCAAGCGAAGCACCAGCGGAAGAGCTTCCACAGGTATTGAACTTGATTGAATTGGCAGAAATTCCATCTGTTGACTCATCACTTGCAGAAGATGCTGTTGGTTTCAACGTATTGAACAACATCATGGAAGGACTTTACCGTCTAGATGCAGACAGTATGCCAACACCTGGTATGGCTGATGGCGACGCTGAAATTAGTGAAGACGGACTAACGTACACGTTCAAAATACGTGATGCACAATGGTCGAATGGTACACCTGTTACAGCACATGACTTCGTATATGCTTGGCAACGTGCTGTTGACCCAGATACTGGTTCTCCTTATGGACCATTCTTGATGGCTGGTATGATTAAAAATGCAACTGAAATCGGTGAAGGAACTGCTGAACTAGCAGATCTTGGCGTTACAGCAGTAGATGACAAAACACTTGTTGTTGAGCTTGAGCGTCCAGTGGCTTACTTCTTGTCACTTATGTCATTCGGTACATTCTACCCACTTAACGAAGAATTTGTAACTGAACAAGGCGATGCATATGCAACGACTTCTGATAATATGATTTATAACGGTCCATTCGAACTATCTGCTTGGGATGGAACAGGTAACTGGAAATATGTTAAAAACGAAAAGTACTGGGATGCTGCAACAGTACAACTTGAAGAAATCAACGTTGACGTTGTAAAAGAAACTTCAACAGCTGTTCAATTATATGAACAAGGTAAAAAAGACCGTGTAACACTATCGGCTGAATATGCAATGCAATATCAAGATGATCCAAACGTTATCAATGAGCTTGAAACAGCAGTATTCTATTTCAAACTTAACCAAGAACGTAATGGTGAAGCTACACCATTTGCAAACGCAGACATCCGTAAAGCATTTGCACGTGCGTTTGACAAAGAAGAAATGGCAGAAGCAGTACTTGCAAACGGTTCTATCGCGGCTAATTTCCTAGTTGCAAAAGAATTCACATATGATGAAAACGGTAAAGATTTCCGTGAGCTTAGTGGAGAGCACACTGCTTATAATCCAGAAGAAGCACAAGAGTACTGGGCAAAAGGTCTAGAGGCACTTGGTGTAGATAAATTAGAAATTGAAATTCTTGGCGGAGACACTGAAAACGCTAAGAAACAACAAGAATGGTTCAAATCACAATTTGAGAAAAACCTTCCAGGTTTGACAATCAAATTAAAAGAAGTACCATTCTCTGTACGTCTTGATCTTGACAATGCTAGTGACTATGACGTTCAATCAGCTGGATGGGGCCCTGACTTCCAGGATCCAATTTCGTTCATCGAATTGTTTGTAACAACTAGTCCACAAAACAAAATGAACTACTCTAACGCTGAATACGATGCACTTGTTGAATCTACAAAAACAACACTTGCAAACGATCCAGTTGCACGTTTTGAAGCATTCGCAAAAGCTGAAAAACTTCTTCTTGACGAAGATACAGCTGTAGTTCCACAGTACCAACGTGGAAGAATGGTTCTTATGAATCCTAATGTAAAAGGTCTTGCTACACACCCATTCGGTGGAGACTATAGCTACAAATGGACATATATCGCTGAATAAGCAAAGTAAGAAATTGAAAGTTTGAAATCACATAGAAAAGAGAGTATATGGTCGCTATTGTCCATGTACTCTCTTTTTCAATGAGAGTGAACTATCTCAAAATTCATTGTATTTTTTGTTTGAATTGAAAGTTATTTCGAGTACATTGAAGATATCCAGGAGGTGCAAACATGGCAAAGTATATTACAAAACGTATAGCTTATATGTTCCTATCACTATTTCTCATTGCGTCATTTACATTTGTGCTTATGAAAATGCTTCCAGGGTCCCCGTTAGCTTCCGCAGCAAAATTATCCATTGAGCAAAGAGAGGCTGTCTATGAAAAGTATGGCTTGAATGATCCAATTCCGGTGCAATATGTCCGGTATATGGGGAACCTGGCTAAAGGCGACTTCGGTGAATCATTCCAATATAAAAATATCGATGTAAAGGATTTAATCATCAAAAAGTTAAAAGTCTCGACTCTTCTAGGTACCCAAGCACTTATTTTTGGGACATTGATCGGTATTGTTCTAGGAATGATTGCAGCTTTAAAACAAAACACAGTTTGGGATTACGGCAGTACAATTATAGCGATTATTGGGATATCGGTTCCCTCGTTTGTTTTCGCAGTACTGTTACAATATGTCTTTGCAGTGCACTTTGAATGGTTACCGGTTGGGTTATGGGAAGGATGGAAATCGAGTATTCTACCATCTATCGCATTAGCTATGGGACCTATCGCAATCGCAGCAAGATTTATCCGAACTGAAATGATTGAAGTATTAAGCTCGGACTATATTTTATTGGCAAAAGCGAAGGGCGCCAATGGGTTTGAAATCGCTTTCAAGCATGCGTTCCGTAATGCGCTTATTCCGCTTATTACGATACTTGGTCCAGTTGCAGCAGGATTATTGACAGGATCATTGGTCGTTGAGCAGATTTTCGCGGTACCAGGTATTGGTGAACAGTTCGTAAAATCTATCCATACGGATGATTATGCGATTATTATGGGTACGACGATGTTCTTCTCCATTTTCTTGATTGTAATTATTTTAATTGTGGATATTCTTTATGGGATTATTGACCCGCGTATCCGTTTGTCTGGAGGTTCCAAGTAATGACGAATAATATGGAGAAATTCCCAAAGGATTCATTTGAACGGATTACAATTGATAGTTCACATGCAGAGAAAATTTCAAAACCGAGTTTGAGCTTTTGGCAGGATGCTTGGCTGCGTATCCGTAAAAATAAAGCAGCGATTGTCAGTATGTTTATCCTGATTTTTATCTTGTTCATGGCTTTTGCTGGGCCATTTATGGTTGAACATGATCCGGAGGAAGTCAGAGTACCGCATGCTAATTTACCTCCTAAGGTGCCTGGGCTTGAAAAGTTAGGGATTTTTGATGGGGTCGGTAAACTGGGTTCAAAAACACTTGACCTTTACGAAGTAAAGAAAGTCGATGAGTACTATTGGTTTGGGACAGATAGTCTTGGGCGTGATTTATTTTCACGAATGTGGAAAGGGACACAAATTTCCTTACTTATTGCTTTTGTAGCAGCCGTCATTGACGTAGTGATAGGTGTTATTTATGGGGGGATTTCCGGTTATTATGGGGGTAGAACCGATGATATTATGCAACGTATTGTCGAAATATTGATTGGAATTCCAACGCTAGTCATTGTTATCCTCATGATTTTGATCATGGAGCCAGGGATTTTATCAATCATCATTGCGATATCGATAACCGGTTGGATTGGGATGTCACGGATTGTGCGTGGACAAGTGCTGAAGTATAAAAATTTAGAATTTGTCTTGGCAGCTAAAACACTTGGTGCTAGTGATACACGGATTATTGGTAAGCATTTACTGCCGAACTTGATGGCGATTATTATCATTAATATGATGTTCACGATTCCAACTGCTATTTTCTTTGAGGCATTTTTAAGCTTCATTGGGCTTGGGCTTCAAGCTCCACATGCATCTTTAGGAACGCTTATTAATGATGGTTATAAGTTCCTATCTTATCAGCCGTATATGCTGTTTTTCCCAGCAGCTCTTTTGAGTTTACTAATGATTGCGTTCAACTTAATCGGAGACGGCTTGCGTGATGCACTGGATCCGAAAATGAAAGATTAAAGGAGGAAAGCAAAATGGAGAAAATTGTTGAAGTGAAAAACCTGGAGCTTTCCTTCCATACATTTGCAGGTGAAGTGAAAGCCATCCAAGGCGTTAACTTTGAAGTGTTTAAAGGGGAAACGCTTGCCATTGTTGGGGAGTCGGGGTCTGGTAAATCGGTGACGACAAAGTCGATTATGCGACTGCTACCGAAATCTAGTACGGAATATAAAAATGGTGAGATTTTATTTGACGGTAAGGATCTGTTGAAGATATCTGAAAGAGAGATGCAAAAAGTTCGCGGGAAAGATATTTCAATGATTTTCCAGGATCCAATGACGTCACTCAATCCGACGATGACAATTGGTAAACAGATTATGGAGCCCCTATTCAAGCACCAAAAGCTGAGCAAAGCAGAAGCGTGGAAGAAATCAGTTGAATTGTTAGGGCTTGTTGGTATGCCGCAACCAGAAATGCGTATGAAGCAATACCCACACCAATTCTCAGGTGGTCAGCGCCAGCGTATTGTCATTGCTGTAGCACTTGCGTGTAATCCTAAGCTTTTGATTGCAGATGAGCC
This genomic window contains:
- the fabF gene encoding beta-ketoacyl-ACP synthase II — encoded protein: MEKRRVVVTGIGAISPVGNSAEESWQSVLAGKSGVGPLTRLDSEQFPVKVAAEVKDFDIEEYISRKDARKMDRFTHYALAASVMAMKDANLELEGDLALRTGVWIGSGIGGMETHEQQFKTFLEKGYRRVSPFFVPMMIPDMASGQVSIHLGAKGINSCTVTACASGTNSIGDAFEVIRRGDADVMITGGAEAPITTMSVAGFCANTALSLNPDPATASRPFDAERDGFVIGEGAGILILEEYEHAIARGAKIYAELVGYGSTGDAHHITAPAPGGEGGARAMAQAIEQSAVNPNQIDYINAHGTSTPYNDLFETMAAKTVFGEHAYKLAMSSTKSMTGHLLGAAGGLEAIFTVKALQEGILPPTTNFVNADPECDLDYVTEGARKADIEYAMSNSLGFGGHNASLVFKKI
- the opp3b gene encoding oligopeptide ABC transporter permease → MAKYITKRIAYMFLSLFLIASFTFVLMKMLPGSPLASAAKLSIEQREAVYEKYGLNDPIPVQYVRYMGNLAKGDFGESFQYKNIDVKDLIIKKLKVSTLLGTQALIFGTLIGIVLGMIAALKQNTVWDYGSTIIAIIGISVPSFVFAVLLQYVFAVHFEWLPVGLWEGWKSSILPSIALAMGPIAIAARFIRTEMIEVLSSDYILLAKAKGANGFEIAFKHAFRNALIPLITILGPVAAGLLTGSLVVEQIFAVPGIGEQFVKSIHTDDYAIIMGTTMFFSIFLIVIILIVDILYGIIDPRIRLSGGSK
- the trpS gene encoding tryptophan--tRNA ligase, translating into MKTIFSGVQPTGIVTLGNYIGAFRQFTELQHEQQCLFCIVDQHAITIQQDPTELAKAIRSLAALYVATGIDPEKAVLFIQSEVPAHAQAGWIMQCISYIGELERMTQFKDKSDGKEGVSSALLTYPPLMAADILLYNTDIVPVGDDQKQHVELTRDLAERFNKRYGEVLTIPEIRIPKNGARIKSLQEPLKKMSKSDPNKKGTISLLDTPKEIEKKIKSAVTDSDGVVAYDVENKPGVSNLLTIESALSGVSIEDLVAKYEGLGYGAFKAGVAETVINHLAPIQERYYELLESPVLDDILDKGAAKAHAIASATLGRMEAAMGLGRKR
- a CDS encoding prolyl oligopeptidase family serine peptidase; this encodes MIIREERWGHIPLLHIVEEGYQDKQVPVVIFLHGFTSAKEHNLHYAHNIAKKGIRVLLPDAHLHGARDENLDEVQQSLRFWEIVLTSIEEVGFLREELRTRGLIAMEKIGLGGTSMGGIATLGCLTVYDWVDTASVMMGAPNFVELSTAQMAQFERGGFKLPITDEEKQGLLNTLSTFDLANHPSALNNRPVYFWHGKQDTVVPYEPTRNFYEAVKKDYAANPERFVFVSDDMAGHAVSRKGMLQAAEWFASYLKG
- a CDS encoding YjzD family protein, encoding MRYIMTLFWAFALVAMLNYVAGSIANVEFNFSAGIIVAVVAALLVIFIGEALPEGEIADH
- a CDS encoding peptide ABC transporter substrate-binding protein, which encodes MKNHKFMWLMSILLVLSAFLAACGDKKEEDAGAKDPVKEEDKPASEAPAEELPQVLNLIELAEIPSVDSSLAEDAVGFNVLNNIMEGLYRLDADSMPTPGMADGDAEISEDGLTYTFKIRDAQWSNGTPVTAHDFVYAWQRAVDPDTGSPYGPFLMAGMIKNATEIGEGTAELADLGVTAVDDKTLVVELERPVAYFLSLMSFGTFYPLNEEFVTEQGDAYATTSDNMIYNGPFELSAWDGTGNWKYVKNEKYWDAATVQLEEINVDVVKETSTAVQLYEQGKKDRVTLSAEYAMQYQDDPNVINELETAVFYFKLNQERNGEATPFANADIRKAFARAFDKEEMAEAVLANGSIAANFLVAKEFTYDENGKDFRELSGEHTAYNPEEAQEYWAKGLEALGVDKLEIEILGGDTENAKKQQEWFKSQFEKNLPGLTIKLKEVPFSVRLDLDNASDYDVQSAGWGPDFQDPISFIELFVTTSPQNKMNYSNAEYDALVESTKTTLANDPVARFEAFAKAEKLLLDEDTAVVPQYQRGRMVLMNPNVKGLATHPFGGDYSYKWTYIAE
- a CDS encoding DUF3899 domain-containing protein; the encoded protein is MNKISRNFFIAQIISIFIMLVYFKEMTLLSYINSSFLVGGTIIFIGLVSFVFSTGFFDVFTVTMRKAVTPKRRMKDITSMRKPSEVFSAPVSPLIGSGALVLFVMGIGLVIFYL
- a CDS encoding beta-ketoacyl-ACP synthase III, with protein sequence MNAGLIGVGKYVPSQILTNADLEKRMDTSDEWIRTMTGIEERRIADDSMDTSDMAYNAAVEAIRHAGIKAEEIGLILVATVTPDRPFPSVSTMIQERLGAKNAAAMDISAACAGFMYGVVTAKQFVESGVYDYILVVGVEKLSKITDWEDRNTAVLFGDGAGAAIVGKVSEGRGILSFELGADGSGGKHLYQDKYLHMNGREVFKFAVRQMGESAVNVIEKAGLEKEDVDFLIPHQANIRIMEASRERLGLPVEKMSKTVHKYGNTSAASIPISLVDDLAEGRVKDDDILVMVGFGGGLTWGALCIKWGR
- a CDS encoding ABC transporter ATP-binding protein; translated protein: MEKIVEVKNLELSFHTFAGEVKAIQGVNFEVFKGETLAIVGESGSGKSVTTKSIMRLLPKSSTEYKNGEILFDGKDLLKISEREMQKVRGKDISMIFQDPMTSLNPTMTIGKQIMEPLFKHQKLSKAEAWKKSVELLGLVGMPQPEMRMKQYPHQFSGGQRQRIVIAVALACNPKLLIADEPTTALDVTIQAQILELMKDLQKKIDTSIIFITHDLGVVANVADRVAVMYGGRIVEVGTVDEIFYNPQHPYTWGLLSSMPSLDATEEKLYAIPGTPPDLLDPPKGDAFALRSEYAMKIDMEKVPPFFKVSETHYAATWLLHPDAPPVDPPAAIIERMKRYPASRYYEGNAGGVQ
- the opp3C gene encoding oligopeptide ABC transporter permease, producing MTNNMEKFPKDSFERITIDSSHAEKISKPSLSFWQDAWLRIRKNKAAIVSMFILIFILFMAFAGPFMVEHDPEEVRVPHANLPPKVPGLEKLGIFDGVGKLGSKTLDLYEVKKVDEYYWFGTDSLGRDLFSRMWKGTQISLLIAFVAAVIDVVIGVIYGGISGYYGGRTDDIMQRIVEILIGIPTLVIVILMILIMEPGILSIIIAISITGWIGMSRIVRGQVLKYKNLEFVLAAKTLGASDTRIIGKHLLPNLMAIIIINMMFTIPTAIFFEAFLSFIGLGLQAPHASLGTLINDGYKFLSYQPYMLFFPAALLSLLMIAFNLIGDGLRDALDPKMKD
- a CDS encoding metal-sulfur cluster assembly factor; this encodes MDEAMKESMMGALENVIDPELGVDIVNLGLVYDVELDEAGTSKVTMTLTSIGCPMGPQIIANIKQELMELPEVKDVDVNVIWNPPWSRDMMSRYAKMALGVR